The proteins below are encoded in one region of Lagenorhynchus albirostris chromosome 7, mLagAlb1.1, whole genome shotgun sequence:
- the LOC132522933 gene encoding LOW QUALITY PROTEIN: heterogeneous nuclear ribonucleoprotein A1-like (The sequence of the model RefSeq protein was modified relative to this genomic sequence to represent the inferred CDS: inserted 2 bases in 2 codons) translates to MSKSESPKEPEQLRKLFIGGLSFETTDESLRSHFEQWGTLTDCVVMRDPNTKRSRGFGFVTYATVEEVDAAMNARPHXVDGRVVEPKRAVSREDSQRPGAHLTVKKIFVGGIKEDTEEHHLRDYFEQYGKIEVIEIMTDRGSGKKRGFAFVTFDDHDSVDKIVIQKYHTENGHNCEVRKALSKQEMASASSSQRGRSGSGNFGGGRGGGFGGNDNFGCGGNFSGRGGFGGSRGGGGYGXSGDGYNGFGNDGSNFGGGGSYNDFGSYNNQSSNFGPMKEGNFGGRSSGPYGGGGQYFAKPRNQGGYGGSSSSSSYGSGRRF, encoded by the exons ATGTCTAAGTCAGAGTCACCCAAAGAGCCCGAACAGCTGCGGAAGCTCTTCATTGGAGGTTTGAGCTTTGAAACAACCGATGAGAGTCTGAGGAGCCATTTTGAGCAGTGGGGAACGCTCACAGATTGTGTGGTAATGAGGGATCCAAACACCAAACGCTCCAGAGGCTTCGGGTTTGTCACATATGCCACTGTGGAGGAGGTGGATGCGGCCATGAATGCAAGGCCAC AGGTGGATGGAAGAGTTGTGGAACCAAAGAGGGCCGTCTCAAGAGAAGATTCTCAAAGACCTGGTGCCCACTTaactgtgaaaaagatttttgttGGTGGCATTAAAGAAGATACTGAAGAACATCATCTAAGAGATTATTTTGAACAGTATGGGAAAATTGAAGTGATTGAAATCATGACTGACCGAGGCAGTGGCAAAAAGAGAGGCTTTGCTTTTGTAACCTTTGATGATCATGACTCTGTAGACAAGATTGTCATTCAGAAATACCACACTGAGAATGGCCACAACTGTGAAGTAAGGAAAGCCCTATCTAAGCAAGAGATGGCTAGTGCTTCATCCAGCCAAAGAGGTCGAAGTGGTTCTGGAAACTTTGGTGGTGGTCGTGGAGGTGGTTTTGGTGGGAATGACAACTTTGGTTGTGGAGGAAACTTCAGCGGTCGAGGTGGCTTTGGTGGCAGCCGCGGTGGTGGTGGATATG GCAGTGGGGACGGCTATAATGGATTTGGTAATGATGGAAGCAATTTTGGAGGTGGTGGAAGCTACAACGATTTTGGCAGCTACAACAATCAGTCTTCAAATTTTGGACCCATGAAAGAAGGAAACTTTGGAGGCAGAAGTTCTGGGCCCTATGGTGGTGGAGGCCAATACTTTGCCAAACCCCGAAACCAAGGTGGCTATGGTGgttccagcagcagcagtagctatGGCAGTGGCAGGAGGTTTTGA